The Sinorhizobium fredii USDA 257 region ACCCGGCGGGCGGCATCTTCCGAACCGTCGCAGCAGATGACGACGCCCGAATGCTGGGAGAAGCCCATGCCCACGCCACCGCCGTGATGCAGCGACACCCAGGTGGCACCCGAGGCAGTGTTGAGCAGCGCGTTCAAGAGCGGCCAATCGGAGACGGCGTCGGAGCCGTCCTTCATCGCTTCGGTCTCGCGGTTCGGCGAGGCGACCGAGCCGGAGTCGAGATGATCGCGGCCGATGACGACGGGCGCGCTGAGCTCGCCGGTTCTGACCATCTCGTTGAAGGCGAGGCCGAGGCGGTGGCGATCACCGAGGCCCACCCAGCAAATGCGCGCCGGCAGGCCCTGGAAGGCGATGCGCTCGCCGGCCATGTCCAGCCAGTTGTGCAGATGCTTGTTGTCAGGCAGCAGTTCCTTCACCTTGGCATCGGTCTTGCGGATATCCTCCGGATCGCCGGAGAGCGCCGCCCAGCGGAACGGGCCGATGCCGCGGCAGAACAGCGGACGGATGTAGGCGGGCACGAAGCCCGGGAAGGCGAAGGCGTTTTCGAGGCCCTCTTCCTTGGCCATCTGGCGGATGTTGTTGCCGTAGTCGAAGGTCGGGATGCCCATGTCCTGAAAGGCGATCATCGCTTCGACATGCTCGCGCATCGAGGCGCGGGCGGCCTTTTCGACGGATTTCGGATCGCTTTCGCGCTTTTTCTTCCACTCGGCCATGGTCCAGCCCTTCGGCAGATAGCCGTTGATCGGGTCATGTGCCGAGGTCTGGTCCGTCACCAGGTCCGGGCGGATGCCGCGACGAACCATTTCCGGCAGGATCTCGGCCGTGTTGCCGAGCAGACCGACGGATTTCGCCTCGCCCGCGGCCGTCCAGCGGTTGATCATCTCCATCGCTTCGTCAAGCGTTTCGGCTTTTGCGTCGACGTAGCGGGTGCGCAGGCGGAAATCGATGGAATCCGGATTGCATTCGACTGCAAGGCAGCAGGCGCCGGCCATGACGGCGGCGAGCGGCTGGGCGCCGCCCATGCCGCCGAGGCCGCCGGTGAGCACCCATTTGCCCTTGAGGTCGCCGTTATAGTGCTGGCGGCCGGCCTCGACGAAGGTCTCGTAGGTGCCCTGCACGATGCCCTGGCTGCCGATATAGATCCACGAACCGGCGGTCATCTGGCCGTACATGGCAAGACCCTTCCTATCCAGCTCGTTGAAATGATCCCAGGTCGCCCAGTGCGGCACGAGGTTGGAATTGGCGATCAGGACGCGCGGCGCATCCTTGTGGGTGCGGAAGACGCCGACCGGCTTGCCGGACTGGACGAGCAACGTCTCGTCCTCGTTGAGATCCTTCAGCGTCGCGACGATCCGGTCGAAATCCGCCCAGGTGCGGGCGGCCCGGCCGATGCCGCCGTAGACGACGAGCTCGTGCGGGTTCTCGGCGACGTCCGGGTCGAGATTGTTCATCAGCATCCGGAGCGGCGCTTCGGTCAGCCAGCTCTTGGCGCTGATCTCGGTTCCGCGCGGGCTGCGCACGTCACGGATGTTATGGCGCGGATTGTTCATGTTCATGCCTCACTCCCTGTCAAT contains the following coding sequences:
- the hutU gene encoding urocanate hydratase; amino-acid sequence: MNNPRHNIRDVRSPRGTEISAKSWLTEAPLRMLMNNLDPDVAENPHELVVYGGIGRAARTWADFDRIVATLKDLNEDETLLVQSGKPVGVFRTHKDAPRVLIANSNLVPHWATWDHFNELDRKGLAMYGQMTAGSWIYIGSQGIVQGTYETFVEAGRQHYNGDLKGKWVLTGGLGGMGGAQPLAAVMAGACCLAVECNPDSIDFRLRTRYVDAKAETLDEAMEMINRWTAAGEAKSVGLLGNTAEILPEMVRRGIRPDLVTDQTSAHDPINGYLPKGWTMAEWKKKRESDPKSVEKAARASMREHVEAMIAFQDMGIPTFDYGNNIRQMAKEEGLENAFAFPGFVPAYIRPLFCRGIGPFRWAALSGDPEDIRKTDAKVKELLPDNKHLHNWLDMAGERIAFQGLPARICWVGLGDRHRLGLAFNEMVRTGELSAPVVIGRDHLDSGSVASPNRETEAMKDGSDAVSDWPLLNALLNTASGATWVSLHHGGGVGMGFSQHSGVVICCDGSEDAARRVERVLWNDPATGVMRHADAGYDLALECAKDKGLRLPGILGN